The genome window TCCCGGTGCACCGATGGCCCCGGGTGCGCCGGTCGCCGCCGCTCCGGCTGCTCCGGGTGCGCCGATGGCTCCGGGTGCTCCTGGCGTCCCGGGCGTTCCCGCCGCAGCGCCGGCTGCCCCGGGTGTTCCCGGTGCCCCGGCTGCCGCTGCAACGACCACCGCAGTGAAGTCCACGCCGAAGACTGAGAAGAAGCCCGAGAAGAAGAAAGAGCCCTTCACCCTCTTCGGCATGGAGGTCGCTGACCTCTGGGCGATGGTCGTCGCCAGTGTCGGCGGCGCGGCCGCCGGTGCCTGGGCCGCCATCAAGGGACTCGGCAAGAAGGGTGCGATGATCTTCGGCGCCGCCCTGGTCGCCGCCATCATCATCGTCGTCGCGGTCCGCTGGTTCATCCACCTCGACTTCATGGAGAGCTGGATGGAGCAGTACCCCGGCGAGTACGAGCCCGCGGCGTCCATCGCCCCCGATGAAGGCTTCCCGATCTGGGCCCGTTGGCAGCACTACCTGAACTTCCTGTTCATGGCCCTGATCCTGCAGTCCGGTCTCCGCGTGCGTACCCAGCAGAAGCCGCCGGCTGTCTGGCAGCCCAAGAAGGGCGGCAAGAAGATCAGCATCAACCTGTGGCTCCACACCTCGCTCGACCTGTTCTGGATGCTCAACGGCCTGATCTTCATCGTTCTGCTGTTCGTGACCGGTCACTGGGCCCGCATCGTCCCGACCAGCTGGGAAGTCTTCCCGAACGCCATCTCCGCCGGCCTGCAGTACGCGTCCTTCGAGTGGCCCGCCGAGAACGGCTGGACGAACTTCAACTCCATCCAGCAGATCATGTACTTCCTGGTCATCTTCATCGCCGCGCCGCTGGCCATCATCTCCGGCCTGCGTATGAGCGAGTGGTGGCCGTCGGAAGCCAAGAAGCTGAACAAGATCTACCCGGCACCGGTCGCCCGGAAGATCCACTTCCCGACCATGCTCTTCTTCGTGATCTTCGTGTTCATCCACGTCTTCCTGGTGTTCACCACCGGCATGACGCACAACCTCAACCACATGTTCGCCGGTAACCACTCCGGAAACTGGGGCGGATTCCTCTGGTTCGTCTTCGGCCTGGCGGTCGTCATCGGTCTCGTGTCCGCCGCACGCCCGCTGGTCATCCAGCCGGTCGCCGGAAAGTTCGGCCAGGTTAGCGCCCGCTAGGAGCGCAGAGGCTGCCGGACCCGGCAGAGACCTCGAAGGGCGGCACCGCATCGGCGGTGCCGCCCTTCACCGATGTCCGGCAACTCTTACGGCAGTCGGTGCGTCCACTTCTCGGTGGAGAACTTCTCGTCGCAGCGCTGCTGTGCGACGGCAAGATCCGCTGCGGTGATCGACCCCTCGGTCGCACCGTACTTCGTCTTGAAGGTGTCGTGGAAGATCGCCAGGATCTCCTCGCGCGGCAGCTGCGTCTGCGAACGCATCGGATCTACCCGCTTCACCGCTGAGCGGATGCCCTTGTCCTTCATCTTCTCCTTGCCGATCCGGATGACCTCGAGCATCTTCTCGGCGTCGATGTCATAGGACATCGTCACATGGTGGACCATCCAGCCGTTCGCGAACCGCTTCTGCGCCGCACCACCGATCTTGCCCTGGTCCGAGGAGATGTCGTTGAGCGGGATGTAGTGGGCGTTGATACCCACCTTCTTCAACGCCTCCATCGTCCACTCGTCGAGGAAAGGGTAGGACTGGGCGAAGCTCAGTCCGTCGACGAGCGCCTGGGGGACGACCAGCGAATAGGTCACGCAGTTTCCGGGCTCCATGAACATCGCGCCGCCACCGGTGACGCGACGGGACACGGTGATGCCGTACCGGTCGACACCCTCCTGGTTGATCTCGTTGGCGTAGGACTGGAAGGAGCCGATGACGACCTGCGGCGCATTCCATTCCCACAGTCGCATGAACGGCTTGCGGCGTCCCGCGGCAACCTCCTCGGTGAGTGTCTCGTCCATCGCAACGTTGAGCATCGGATCGACGGCCGGACCGTAGATGACGTCGAAGTCGATGTCATCCCAGTCGATGGCGTGGCCCAGGGCACGGCGCACCGCGATGCCGACCCCCTCGGGGGTGATACCGAAGAGGACGTCGGTGCGCAGCAGTGAGTCGGAGATCCGAGCGGCGTAGTCCTCGGCGGAAAGGTCGGCCGGCGCTCCCTCCAGGGCGAGGGTGATGCGGGTCAGTGCCTCGTCGGGTTCGAGGAAGAAGTCGCCGGAGATGCGTACCCCGGTCAGGATGCCGGGGTCGCCTGCGGCGGCGGTCGTCACCTCCAGATCGACGACAATGAGCTTTCCTCCGAGGACCTTGTATTCTCCGTGCACGTGGAAGGGCCTTTCTGCTGGTTGATGTGGGTGACCGGGGGCCAGTGGAACCCCGGACATTGGGGTACCCTCACCCGGACAGTCTACGCAGTCACAGGTGGCTATCCCCGCAGTGCCAGTGCGAAGGGGAGGACCGCCCGCGCCCCGGCCAGTCTCAGGGCCCGCCCCGCCACGGTCATCGCCCACCGGGACCCGATCTCGGTGTCCACCAGCAGCACGACCTGGCCGTCCACCGCCGCCGCAGTTTCCGCGGTGGCGCGGAACGCCCCGTCCAGGTTTTTGACCCGGAAGGCGCTGTTGACCTCCGGTGACCCCGGATCGCGGGTGAGCTGCAGGTTCCCGGCATCCACCATGCGTCCCACCCGCGCCAGACCGGACGCCAGGTCCGCGGTCGTCACCGGTCGCGTGGCGCTCGGCATCCCGACCACGACGGTGGGACGCTCCACCCAGTCCCATTCGCTCAGGACGGTGATGCACCAGTCGGCGATATTCTTCGGCACCGGGGCGTCCTCGGCGGACTCGGCGAGGAACCCACGCAATGTCTGGCCGGCACCGAGGTCGGTGAACCGTGCGATGACGCGTCCCTCCTCGACCCGTTCACCGGCCGGGATCTTCCCCTTGAGTGCCACGCCGACCTTCTCCATCCCGCCCGGCCACTGACCCCGCGGCTCCACCGGCACACCGATGCCCGAGAGAATCTTCCGGGCACCGGACTCAGCGGCTGCATCGACCGAGGAATCCCACCACTGACCGGCACAGACATCGCAGCGTCCGCAGTCGTGAGCGGTCGGATCATCCAGGGCCTCGGCGAGGAACCGCATCCGACACACGTGCCCGGCCTCGTACTCGAGCATCGCCGCCGCCTCGCGTTCCCTGGCCTCGGCGACGGCGGCGTAGCGGGCCGCGTCATAGGCCCACCCGGCCCCCGTGGCGACGAACCCGGTTCCTGCCCGATCCACGGCACCATCGACCTGCAGGGTCTTGAGCAGCAGGGTCAGCTTCGTCCGCTTGATGCCGACCAAGGGTTCCAGCGCCGGGACGGACAGGGGAGCGGGGGAGTCAGCGAGAGCGGCGAGGACGGCGCGGGCATCGGCCTCCTCCGGCATGGACGCGGTGGCGAAGTACTCCCAGATTTCGGCGTCCTCCGTGCCCGGCAGCAGCAGGACATCGGCGGAGTCGGTGGCACGCCCGGCGCGTCCGACCTGCTGGTAGTAGGCGACGGCGGAGCTCGGCGCGCCCAGGTGGACGACGAACCCGAGGTCGGGCTTGTCGAAGCCCATGCCCAGCGCACTGGTTGCCACCAGGGCTTTCAGGGCGTTGTCCTTGAGTGCCTGCTCCAGGCGGGCGCGGTCCTCGGCATCGGTGCGTCCGGTGTAGGCGGCGACGTCCCACCCGGCGTCCTTCAACGCGCGGGTCGTATCCTCCGCGGCGGAGACGGTGAGGCAGTAGATGATCCCGGAACCGGAGAAATCGCCGAGGTGCTGGACCAACCAACCGATCCGGTGGCCGGGGGAGGAGGTCGGCGCCACGCCCAGGCGCAGGGAGTCGCGGGACAGGGGACCACGGATCACGGTCGTGTCCGACCCCAGTTGTGCGGCGACATCGTCGACGACGCGACTGTTCGCTGTCGCCGTCGTCGCCAGGACCGGGAGGTCACCGGAGAGGGACGCCAGCAGCGCGCCGATACGCCGGTAGTCCGGCCGGAAATCGTGGCCCCAGTCGGAAATGCAGTGCGCCTCGTCGACGACGATCATGCCCACGCCACCGGTGAGCAGGGGGTGGAGGACCTGCTCGCTGAACCGGGGGTTGGTCAGCCGTTCCGGGGAGATGAGGAGGACGTCGAGGTTGCCGTCCCGCAGGGCGCCCAACACCTCGTCCCATTCAGTGGCGTTCGCGGAGTTGATTGTCGCGGCGTGCACTCCGGCCCGTTCGGCGGCAGCGACCTGGTCGCGCATCAGCGCCAGCAGTGGGGAGATGATCAGCGTCGGCCCGGCACCGCCGCCGAAGCCTTCGCGGATCAGCCGGGCGGCGACGAAGTACACCGCCGACTTCCCCCATCCGGTGCGCTGGACTACGAGGACGCGTTTCCGGTCCTTGACCAGCGCCTCGATGGCCTCGAACTGGCCGTCGCGGAACGCAGCGTCGGATCGACCGGTGAGTTCACGGAGGATTTCCGTGGCGCGGGTGGCCAGGTCACCGGTACCGGGGTGTGAAGTCTCCATGTCCGCACACGTTAACAGTCGGCCGGACGTGGACCGGATGGTCGACTGTCCGGTGGCCCGGGACGATCGTGCGCAGACAGGTCGCCCGCTTCCGCCGTGGCACGCGCCCCCGCGCCTCCCCGGCACGCGCCTCCGCACATTCCCGCCAAATGTGTGCACCTCCAGGTCGGGAACAGGGCGCCCGGGTGACCTGGAGGTGCACACATTTCTGCGGAAGCGATGCCGGGGACGTCCGGGGGTACCGGTCCTCGCCAACAACCGGCTTTACTGGTCCCCATGGGGATAAACGGGGGATCACTCTGGG of Corynebacterium terpenotabidum Y-11 contains these proteins:
- a CDS encoding RecQ family ATP-dependent DNA helicase, with product METSHPGTGDLATRATEILRELTGRSDAAFRDGQFEAIEALVKDRKRVLVVQRTGWGKSAVYFVAARLIREGFGGGAGPTLIISPLLALMRDQVAAAERAGVHAATINSANATEWDEVLGALRDGNLDVLLISPERLTNPRFSEQVLHPLLTGGVGMIVVDEAHCISDWGHDFRPDYRRIGALLASLSGDLPVLATTATANSRVVDDVAAQLGSDTTVIRGPLSRDSLRLGVAPTSSPGHRIGWLVQHLGDFSGSGIIYCLTVSAAEDTTRALKDAGWDVAAYTGRTDAEDRARLEQALKDNALKALVATSALGMGFDKPDLGFVVHLGAPSSAVAYYQQVGRAGRATDSADVLLLPGTEDAEIWEYFATASMPEEADARAVLAALADSPAPLSVPALEPLVGIKRTKLTLLLKTLQVDGAVDRAGTGFVATGAGWAYDAARYAAVAEAREREAAAMLEYEAGHVCRMRFLAEALDDPTAHDCGRCDVCAGQWWDSSVDAAAESGARKILSGIGVPVEPRGQWPGGMEKVGVALKGKIPAGERVEEGRVIARFTDLGAGQTLRGFLAESAEDAPVPKNIADWCITVLSEWDWVERPTVVVGMPSATRPVTTADLASGLARVGRMVDAGNLQLTRDPGSPEVNSAFRVKNLDGAFRATAETAAAVDGQVVLLVDTEIGSRWAMTVAGRALRLAGARAVLPFALALRG
- a CDS encoding lipoate--protein ligase family protein, with the protein product MHGEYKVLGGKLIVVDLEVTTAAAGDPGILTGVRISGDFFLEPDEALTRITLALEGAPADLSAEDYAARISDSLLRTDVLFGITPEGVGIAVRRALGHAIDWDDIDFDVIYGPAVDPMLNVAMDETLTEEVAAGRRKPFMRLWEWNAPQVVIGSFQSYANEINQEGVDRYGITVSRRVTGGGAMFMEPGNCVTYSLVVPQALVDGLSFAQSYPFLDEWTMEALKKVGINAHYIPLNDISSDQGKIGGAAQKRFANGWMVHHVTMSYDIDAEKMLEVIRIGKEKMKDKGIRSAVKRVDPMRSQTQLPREEILAIFHDTFKTKYGATEGSITAADLAVAQQRCDEKFSTEKWTHRLP
- a CDS encoding cytochrome b/b6 domain-containing protein — translated: MSTTPPTPGVPGQPDSDATSSQAANAPIKLTAPGAPGAPGVPAAPAAPAAAATAAPAAPAAAAPAAPAAAAPAAPAAAAPAAPAAPSGPIKLTASAPGAPGAPGAPAAPAASAAPAAPAAAAPAAPAAPGAPINLTGGGAPAAPGAPAAPGAPAAPGAPAAPVAAAPAAPGAPMAPGVPAAPGAPVAAAPAAPGAPMAPGAPMAPGAPMAPGAPVAAAPAAPGAPMAPGAPGVPGVPAAAPAAPGVPGAPAAAATTTAVKSTPKTEKKPEKKKEPFTLFGMEVADLWAMVVASVGGAAAGAWAAIKGLGKKGAMIFGAALVAAIIIVVAVRWFIHLDFMESWMEQYPGEYEPAASIAPDEGFPIWARWQHYLNFLFMALILQSGLRVRTQQKPPAVWQPKKGGKKISINLWLHTSLDLFWMLNGLIFIVLLFVTGHWARIVPTSWEVFPNAISAGLQYASFEWPAENGWTNFNSIQQIMYFLVIFIAAPLAIISGLRMSEWWPSEAKKLNKIYPAPVARKIHFPTMLFFVIFVFIHVFLVFTTGMTHNLNHMFAGNHSGNWGGFLWFVFGLAVVIGLVSAARPLVIQPVAGKFGQVSAR